A segment of the Hallerella succinigenes genome:
GCGTCAACAAAAAGACGCTTGCCTTCCAGGTCGAGCTTGCAAAGATTTTCCATTTGGAAGCCCACCGGTGACGAGCCACAGAGAGCCACGTTCAAGACGTCGCTCCAAACTTCGCCGACCGTCTGCAAGAAGTCCTTGTTTTCGGATTCGGTGATTTTGGGGGACGGTTCAATGAGTTCCGTGGTGTCGCCCTTGGAGACGATTGTGGTGCACATACGCGTTGCGGCACCGATCCAAATCGGGAGCTGACGAATGCCCGAAGCCGCGACTTCATCGCAGATCGAAACACTGCGGTCTCCGCCGAGGAAATGCGCGAGGATAAAATCCCCGCCAAGCATACGGAGAACACGAGCGCAATTGATACCCTTGCCCGAAGCAAATTCTTCGACCTTGGAAAGGCGGTTTACTTCCCCAGGCTTGAATTCATCCAGGAGAAATAAACGTTGCCAAGTCGGATTGAGTCCGAGTATCAGGGTATCATGGGCCATTAGAAATTAACCTTGAAGAAGTTGCGCTTACCGACCTGAACCAAAAGCTTGTCGTCACCGGCAATCTTCACTTCGGCCATCGGATCGGCGAGTTTTTCGCCTGCGATCTTGACTCCACCGTTCTGCACCATGCGGCGAGCTTCACCCTTGGAAGCGAACGCCTTGATGGAAACGAGAAGGTCAAGAGCCTTGTAATCACCGGTTTCCACCTTACATTCCTTGGCGTCGGACGGGATAGCGTTACCACTGTGGATTTCCTTTTCCTTTGTGGCAGCAGCTTCGGCGGCTTCCTTGCCGTAATACTGGGCGACGATGTTCTTGGCGAGACGATCCTTGGCGACGTTCGGATTGAGAGCGCCGGAAGCGACATCTGCCATCATCTTCTTAATTTCTTCCATCGGGATATCGGTCAAAAGTTCGTACCAGTTTTCGACGATGGAATCGGCGAGATTGTAAATCTTGTGGTACATGACGTCAGCCGGTTCGTTCACGCCGACGTAGTTACCGAGGCTCTTGCTCATTTTGGACTTGCCGTCCGTGCCGAGAAGAATCGGCATGAACATACCTATCTGGAGAGGCATGCCTTCGTACATTTGAAGGTCACGGCCCCGGCAAACGTTAAACTTCTGGTCGGTACCGCCGAGTTCGACGTCGCTTTTGATGGCTACAGAGTCATAGCCCTGCATCATCGGATACATGAATTCATGCAGGCTGATCGGGCTGTTAGAAGCATAGCGGTTGTGGAAGTCTTCGCGTTCGAGCATCTGGGCGACCGTAAACTGGCCCATGAGTTCCGTCACCTTGGAGAACGGAAGCTTGGAGAACCATTCGCCGTTGTAATGGATTTCGACGCGATCTTCACGGACAACGCGGAAGAACTGCTGCTGATATTCCTTTGCGTTTTCCAAAACCTGTTCGTGAGAAAGACGCGGACGAGCTTTGTTACGGCCTGACGGGTCGCCGATCTGGGCTGTATAGTCGCCGACGATTAAAACGACAGTATGGCCTAGATCCTGGAACTGGCGAAGCTTGCGCATCACGACGGTGTGGCCGAGGTGAACATCCGGAGCGGTCGGATCGACGCCGAGCTTGATACGAAGAGGAATTCCCGTTTCATAAGACTTTTGGAGCTTCTGTTCGAGTTCGTCGGCCGGGATGATTTCCGCAACGCCGCGGAGCAAGATGTCCATTTGGTCTTTTACAGGAGGAAATTGCATAGTTGTTTAATCCTTTGGAAGATTTCCATTTTTAATGTAGAAAAATTTTGTTCTGTGAATCCCTTTGGGGCAAAGGACGGAAATTTCGCCAAATTTTGCGAATTCGTTTAAAAAAATTCCATCAAAAAGGAATAGTTCTTCATTATGTAACTCTTTTTGGGCTCAATATAAAAATCATTGAAACGACATCTCGACCATTTTAAAGAGAATCGTGCGTTTTTAGTATTTTAAGCGCCATGACACAGTTTGAACGTCTTCAATTTTTAACGGATCTTCTTTTAAAAGAATATCCGAGCGATATGCTCCAAAAAAATCCCGATAACGAGCAGGAATTGTTTCAGGTGTACCGTTCCCTCGTGAACGTGCGCCAGCCGAAAAAGGCTCCCGATGGATTTTTGGAAGTTGAACGCGGCCAACAATCAGATGCTCGGCTGTTTTTCGCCCTGTCACCTTTGCATAGACAACTGCATTCACACTTTTGCAGGGATTGAACTACGCAACGCCTGTTTTCGCGTGATTCAAAAGCTCGGACACGAAGAAGAAACCGGAAACGCGCAGATGACGCCCGCTTACAACCTTCCCGCAAAGTTCGTTCTGCACACGCCAGGCCCGATTGTACACGGCATTTTAACGCCCACGCACAAGGCTTTACTCGCGAGTTCTTACCGCAACTGCATCCAGCTCGCCGAGAAAAACGGCTGTAAAAGCATTGCATTCTGCTGTATTTCGACAGGCGTCTTTGGGTTCCCCAAAGATGAAGCTTGTAAGATTGCCGTGCGCACGGTTTTAGAGCATAAGAAGCCCGAAACCCAAGTGATTTTTAACGTTTTCGGCGACGACGACTACGCCCGTTACAAGCAGGAACTTTCGTAAGCGATGATTTTGCAAACGGGCATGCACATGGACATTCCGGCGTTCTTTTCCAAATGGTTTGTGAACCGTTTGACAGAAGGCTTTGTGCTTGTCCGCAGCCCGTACAATCCACAGCTCGTAACGAAGCACATCATTTCTTTATCGATCTTTAGGCAAAGGTTTTGCGGAACTTTCCGGAAACTTCGAGCGTTGCGTTAAACGGCCCAGTTACCCTTGCAAAAGAATTTGTGCGGATCGAGAAAAAGTTTGACATTCGCATTCAGAGCTGTGCCGAAGGAAAGCATTTGGCGTCTTACGGCGGGACATTAGTGGTTGCATGGAAACTGCTTCCGACGGATAAAATCCATACAGCGAGCCAATCTTCATGGAAACATTTGCAAACAGGACTTTTTAATTAGGCATTTCCAAGATTCTTTTTTTTATTAGATTATTTCTATGAAAATCAAGCATCTCTTTTTTGCAGCGAGTCTGATTGCCTGTGCAACGGCCGCTTTTGCCGAAGGTTCTCGGGAAATTCCGGTAAACCGTGGCGCAAACGAGACCGCCGTTTCGTTTGGATATTCCGCAGAATCTAATTCGCAGTTTTATCCCCGTTGGTTTACAGCCGGTGTCCGTGTTTCTGGTGGCTTTTTTAGCTTTACCGGCAAAGAAGCGGATTATGTCGGCTGGAAGCATCCGGGTTCCGCTGTGGATGTCGGACCCGTTTTCCGCTTTCGTTTGAACCGTATTTTTGAAATCGATCCGGCCATTTCTTTTGCCTATCGCTATCACAAGTACAATAGGGACGAATATTCCTTGAAATTTCAGGAATATTTGATCCAGATTCCGGTGGTCGCCCGTGCAAACGTCTATGACGGATTCTTTGTGGGTGCAGGCATCCAGCTTTCCCCGATTGTTTATTCGAAAAATAAAGCGACCTCTTACGGATTCCCGACGGAATTCAATTCTTCGAATCCGGAATTCGGCGGAATTTTTGAACTGGGCTATGCCTTTACGCATTTTGCGATTGATGCGCGCCTTTATGCAGCGGCAACGGATTATTCCGATAATGATATCATCGGTGTGTGGAAAGGTTTGACCTACCGTCCACTCGTCGTTTCCCTTGGCGCCACCTATCTCTTTTAATTTGAGGAAATCATCATGGAAAAACTTTGCATTACCTCTCTTATCGCCTCTTCCCTCGTATTTTTCGGATGTGCCGCATCTGTCGTGGAACAGAAGGGTGCCGAACTCCAGCAGTTTCCGCAGGCTGAACAGCTGAAGGTTAAGACGGCTCGCACTTTGATGCTCCGCACCGAAACCCAGAACAAAAACTGCGACGTCACCACGTTCCTCCAGATTATGTCGGAACGCAATCCAGACATTCAGAACATCATCGACGTGCATTATTCCCAGACGGAAATGAACGATAAAACCGAATGTTCTTACTGGGGCATTGGCGTGACCTATGAAGATGTTGAAACCTCTATCGCTCCGATGGCTTCTTTTGTAAAACCGGTCAAGGATACGACTGCGGCTCAGTCTGCAGATACCACCAAAGTCACTGAAGTCGCAAAGGAAGAAGTGAAGGAGGCTCCGGCAAAAGAAGCAACCCCAACGGATACGTTGAAGGCTACAACCGCCCAGGCAAAAGAAGAGGCTCCGGCAGAAGCGCCCGCTGACAGGGTGAAGAACGAAACGGCTCCAGTCACAGAAGCTGCCCCAGCGGATACCGCTAAGGCTACGGTTGAAACAGCACCGACAACGACTCAGCCCGCCGCTCCGGCCGATTCCACGAAGAAATAATTTTTTGAAGTTCAAAAGAAAAGATCTCGCAAATTGATGTGAACCCCGAAAGTTGGACACAACTTTCGGAGTTTTCATGTACCAGAAACACACA
Coding sequences within it:
- a CDS encoding DUF1848 family protein; protein product: MILQTGMHMDIPAFFSKWFVNRLTEGFVLVRSPYNPQLVTKHIISLSIFRQRFCGTFRKLRALR
- a CDS encoding 1-phosphofructokinase family hexose kinase, encoding MAHDTLILGLNPTWQRLFLLDEFKPGEVNRLSKVEEFASGKGINCARVLRMLGGDFILAHFLGGDRSVSICDEVAASGIRQLPIWIGAATRMCTTIVSKGDTTELIEPSPKITESENKDFLQTVGEVWSDVLNVALCGSSPVGFQMENLCKLDLEGKRLFVDAVEGIDGWLEHGVELLKINLDEYCKLLQRFGIPQITSSPQFWKMTASTLLERLPITNLVVTDEDAPIHAFYREEGKFMGVSLQPPQVKVVNDIGAGDAFLAGWLAADFLGLSVAERLAKATAVASARCEVDRPWNIDLGRVSSFESELLPQVENFLD
- a CDS encoding outer membrane beta-barrel protein, which codes for MKIKHLFFAASLIACATAAFAEGSREIPVNRGANETAVSFGYSAESNSQFYPRWFTAGVRVSGGFFSFTGKEADYVGWKHPGSAVDVGPVFRFRLNRIFEIDPAISFAYRYHKYNRDEYSLKFQEYLIQIPVVARANVYDGFFVGAGIQLSPIVYSKNKATSYGFPTEFNSSNPEFGGIFELGYAFTHFAIDARLYAAATDYSDNDIIGVWKGLTYRPLVVSLGATYLF
- the tyrS gene encoding tyrosine--tRNA ligase, which gives rise to MQFPPVKDQMDILLRGVAEIIPADELEQKLQKSYETGIPLRIKLGVDPTAPDVHLGHTVVMRKLRQFQDLGHTVVLIVGDYTAQIGDPSGRNKARPRLSHEQVLENAKEYQQQFFRVVREDRVEIHYNGEWFSKLPFSKVTELMGQFTVAQMLEREDFHNRYASNSPISLHEFMYPMMQGYDSVAIKSDVELGGTDQKFNVCRGRDLQMYEGMPLQIGMFMPILLGTDGKSKMSKSLGNYVGVNEPADVMYHKIYNLADSIVENWYELLTDIPMEEIKKMMADVASGALNPNVAKDRLAKNIVAQYYGKEAAEAAATKEKEIHSGNAIPSDAKECKVETGDYKALDLLVSIKAFASKGEARRMVQNGGVKIAGEKLADPMAEVKIAGDDKLLVQVGKRNFFKVNF